The following coding sequences are from one Musa acuminata AAA Group cultivar baxijiao chromosome BXJ1-6, Cavendish_Baxijiao_AAA, whole genome shotgun sequence window:
- the LOC135677619 gene encoding pectate lyase-like — MESRPRFFLFYLLFLASAAFSNAHIGDFDEYWQKKADAARDRAQGSYNPDPESVTQSFNEAVSKDLERNVTRRSLRGKHKFNGPCVATNPIDRCWRCKKDWMQNRKRLAKCAKGFGRHTIGGKNGDLYVVTDASDNDLISPKKGTLRYGVIQDRPLWIVFASDMIIRLNEELLVTSDKTIDARGSNVHIMGGAGIMLQFVHNVIIHGLHIHDIKAGNGGMIRDSEHHFGLRTRSDGDGISIYGSSNIWIDHVSMSNCMDGLIDVIQGSTAITISNSHFTKHNDVMLFGASDSYQGDAMMQITVAFNHFGKGLVQRMPRCRWGFVHVVNNDYTHWLMYAVGGSQHPTIISQGNRYIAPHSLAAKEVTKRDYAPQAVWKDWTWRSEGDLMQNGAFFVESGPPNRMKFNTKDLIKAKPGSFVTRLTRFSGALNCFPGRPC, encoded by the exons ATGGAGTCGAGGCCGAGGTTTTTCCTCTTCTACCTCCTCTTCCTGGCCTCCGCTGCCTTCTCTAATGCCCACATCGGGGACTTCGACGAGTACTGGCAGAAGAAGGCCGACGCGGCACGCGACAGAGCTCAAGGATCCTACAACCCCGACCCTGAGTCAGTCACCCAAAGCTTCAACGAGGCAGTGAGCAA GGATCTGGAAAGGAACGTCACAAGGAGGAGCCTTCGCGGCAAGCACAAGTTCAACGGCCCATGCGTAGCGACGAATCCGATCGACAGGTGCTGGAGGTGCAAGAAGGACTGGATGCAAAACCGCAAGCGCCTGGCCAAGTGCGCCAAGGGCTTCGGCCGGCACACAATCGGCGGGAAGAACGGGGACTTGTACGTCGTCACGGACGCCTCCGACAACGATCTCATCAGCCCGAAGAAGGGCACGCTCCGGTACGGCGTGATCCAGGACCGGCCGCTGTGGATCGTCTTCGCCAGCGACATGATCATCCGCCTCAACGAGGAGCTCCTTGTCACCAGCGACAAGACCATCGACGCCCGGGGGAGTAACGTCCACATCATGGGCGGCGCCGGCATCATGCTCCAGTTCGTGCACAACGTCATCATCCACGGTCTCCACATCCACGACATCAAGGCCGGCAACGGCGGCATGATCAGGGACTCCGAGCACCACTTCGGCCTACGCACCAGGAGCGACGGTGACGGCATATCCATCTACGGTTCCAGCAACATCTGGATAGATCACGTCTCCATGTCCAACTGCATGGATGGGCTGATCGACGTGATCCAAGGCTCCACAGCCATCACCATCTCCAACTCCCACTTCACAAAACACAACGAC GTGATGCTGTTTGGTGCCAGCGATTCCTATCAGGGAGATGCCATGATGCAAATCACAGTTGCCTTCAACCACTTCGGGAAAGGCCTCGTCCAGAGAATGCCGAG GTGCCGATGGGGCTTTGTCCATGTCGTGAACAACGACTACACGCACTGGTTGATGTATGCCGTCGGCGGCAGCCAACACCCGACCATCATCAGCCAAGGCAACCGATACATTGCTCCCCATTCTCTCGCTGCCAAGGAG GTGACCAAGAGGGACTACGCGCCGCAGGCGGTATGGAAGGATTGGACATGGAGATCGGAGGGCGACCTGATGCAGAACGGAGCGTTCTTCGTGGAGTCCGGACCTCCGAACAGGATGAAGTTCAACACGAAGGATCTCATCAAGGCCAAACCGGGGTCCTTCGTCACTAGACTTACGCGCTTCTCGGGTGCTCTCAACTGCTTTCCCGGCCGCCCATGCTGA
- the LOC103986605 gene encoding protein NRT1/ PTR FAMILY 4.6-like isoform X3 — protein sequence MENMAFLANASNLVTYLAEFMHLSPSVSATTVTNFMGTAFLLALLGGFLSDAVFTTYHIYLLSALLEFLGLVILTVQAKSPTLKPPACRIPAASHAPCQEVSGGKAAILFAGLYLTALGVGGVKGSLPAHGAEQFDENTARGRKARSTFFNYFVFCLSCGGLVAVTLVVWVEDNKGWQWGFGISTLTILLSVPVFLAGSATYRNKIPTRSPVTTIGKVLVAAILNRRCRHNPINAVIDMAPSPVKTVEVDAKEEVRDDEGPNAELKCLNRAVEGKPMHGALLCTAKEVEDVKVVVKVLPIFLSTVMLSCCLAQLSTFSIQQAATMDTRVGGLTVPPASLPVFPVVFIMLLAPLYDHAIVPFARRVTGSETGISHLQRIGFGLALSIVAMAVAASVEAKRKRVARAASLLDSAEPLPISFFWLALQYLFLGSADLFTLAGTLEFFFSEAPAGMRSLATSLSWASLAMGYYLSSLLVAVVNDVTGRGNRQAWMAGRSLNHYHLERFYWLMSALSSFNFLHFLFWANRYRYRSTGSKL from the exons ATGGAGAATATGGCATTTCTAGCTAATGCAAGCAACTTGGTCACCTATTTGGCAGAGTTCATGCACCTCTCCCCATCTGTCTCAGCCACCACTGTCACCAACTTCATGGGGACAGCCTTCCTCCTGGCCCTACTGGGGGGCTTCCTATCTGATGCTGTCTTCACCACATATCACATCTACCTGCTAAGTGCTCTTCTGGAGTTCCTG GGACTCGTCATCCTCACTGTGCAAGCCAAGTCTCCGACGCTCAAGCCGCCTGCATGCAGAATCCCGGCCGCTTCCCACGCTCCATGCCAAGAGGTCTCCGGCGGCAAGGCGGCGATCCTCTTCGCCGGCCTCTATCTCACCGCCTTGGGCGTGGGCGGGGTCAAGGGATCACTTCCCGCCCATGGCGCGGAGCAGTTCGACGAGAACACCGCCCGCGGCCGCAAGGCCCGCTCCACCTTCTTCAACTACTTCGTCTTCTGCCTCTCCTGCGGTGGCCTCGTCGCGGTGACGCTCGTCGTCTGGGTGGAGGACAACAAAGGATGGCAGTGGGGCTTCGGCATCTCCACCTTAACCATACTCCTCTCCGTCCCCGTCTTCCTCGCCGGCTCCGCCACGTACAGAAACAAGATACCGACTCGAAGTCCTGTCACAACCATAGGCAAG GTCCTGGTCGCTGCGATCTTGAACCGTAGATGTCGTCATAATCCGATAAATGCCGTCATCGACATGGCGCCGAGCCCTGTGAAGACTGTCGAGGTGGACGCTAAGGAAGAAGTGAGGGATGATGAAGGCCCAAATGCAGAGCTGAAGTGCCTCAATAGAGCCGTGGAAGGAAAGCCCATGCACGGAGCGCTTCTGTGCACCGCGAAAGAGGTGGAGGATGTCAAGGTCGTCGTCAAAGTCCTGCCCATCTTCCTCTCTACCGTAATGCTAAGCTGCTGTTTGGCCCAACTCTCGACCTTCTCGATCCAGCAAGCAGCAACGATGGACACCCGAGTCGGCGGGCTCACCGTCCCGCCGGCGTCGCTCCCCGTCTTCCCCGTCGTTTTCATCATGCTCCTCGCGCCGCTCTACGACCACGCCATCGTCCCCTTCGCACGCAGGGTGACCGGGAGCGAGACGGGCATCAGTCACCTGCAAAGAATAGGCTTCGGGCTAGCGCTCTCGATCGTGGCAATGGCGGTGGCGGCGTCGGTGGAAGCGAAGCGGAAGCGGGTGGCGAGGGCCGCCAGCCTGCTCGACTCCGCCGAACCACTTCCGATCTCGTTCTTCTGGCTGGCGCTTCAGTACCTGTTCTTGGGCTCCGCGGACCTGTTCACGCTGGCCGGAACCCTCGAGTTCTTCTTCAGCGAGGCGCCGGCGGGGATGCGTTCGCTGGCGACGTCGCTGTCCTGGGCATCGTTGGCCATGGGGTACTACCTCAGCTCGCTGCTTGTGGCCGTCGTGAACGACGTGACGGGCCGCGGAAACCGCCAGGCGTGGATGGCCGGACGCAGCTTGAATCATTACCACCTCGAGCGGTTCTACTGGCTCATGTCTGCTCTCAGCTCCTTCAACTTCCTTCACTTCTTGTTTTGGGCTAACAGGTACAGGTACCGATCAACTGGGAGCAAGCTTTAA
- the LOC103986605 gene encoding protein NRT1/ PTR FAMILY 4.6-like isoform X1 — MQEEGHESERWVGYVDWRNRPALRSKHGGMVAASFVLVVEIMENMAFLANASNLVTYLAEFMHLSPSVSATTVTNFMGTAFLLALLGGFLSDAVFTTYHIYLLSALLEFLGLVILTVQAKSPTLKPPACRIPAASHAPCQEVSGGKAAILFAGLYLTALGVGGVKGSLPAHGAEQFDENTARGRKARSTFFNYFVFCLSCGGLVAVTLVVWVEDNKGWQWGFGISTLTILLSVPVFLAGSATYRNKIPTRSPVTTIGKVLVAAILNRRCRHNPINAVIDMAPSPVKTVEVDAKEEVRDDEGPNAELKCLNRAVEGKPMHGALLCTAKEVEDVKVVVKVLPIFLSTVMLSCCLAQLSTFSIQQAATMDTRVGGLTVPPASLPVFPVVFIMLLAPLYDHAIVPFARRVTGSETGISHLQRIGFGLALSIVAMAVAASVEAKRKRVARAASLLDSAEPLPISFFWLALQYLFLGSADLFTLAGTLEFFFSEAPAGMRSLATSLSWASLAMGYYLSSLLVAVVNDVTGRGNRQAWMAGRSLNHYHLERFYWLMSALSSFNFLHFLFWANRYRYRSTGSKL; from the exons ATG CAGGAAGAAGGGCATGAATCTGAAAGATGGGTTGGTTACGTGGATTGGAGGAACAGACCTGCCTTGAGAAGCAAGCATGGAGGAATGGTTGCAGCCTCTTTTGTGCTGG TGGTGGAGATAATGGAGAATATGGCATTTCTAGCTAATGCAAGCAACTTGGTCACCTATTTGGCAGAGTTCATGCACCTCTCCCCATCTGTCTCAGCCACCACTGTCACCAACTTCATGGGGACAGCCTTCCTCCTGGCCCTACTGGGGGGCTTCCTATCTGATGCTGTCTTCACCACATATCACATCTACCTGCTAAGTGCTCTTCTGGAGTTCCTG GGACTCGTCATCCTCACTGTGCAAGCCAAGTCTCCGACGCTCAAGCCGCCTGCATGCAGAATCCCGGCCGCTTCCCACGCTCCATGCCAAGAGGTCTCCGGCGGCAAGGCGGCGATCCTCTTCGCCGGCCTCTATCTCACCGCCTTGGGCGTGGGCGGGGTCAAGGGATCACTTCCCGCCCATGGCGCGGAGCAGTTCGACGAGAACACCGCCCGCGGCCGCAAGGCCCGCTCCACCTTCTTCAACTACTTCGTCTTCTGCCTCTCCTGCGGTGGCCTCGTCGCGGTGACGCTCGTCGTCTGGGTGGAGGACAACAAAGGATGGCAGTGGGGCTTCGGCATCTCCACCTTAACCATACTCCTCTCCGTCCCCGTCTTCCTCGCCGGCTCCGCCACGTACAGAAACAAGATACCGACTCGAAGTCCTGTCACAACCATAGGCAAG GTCCTGGTCGCTGCGATCTTGAACCGTAGATGTCGTCATAATCCGATAAATGCCGTCATCGACATGGCGCCGAGCCCTGTGAAGACTGTCGAGGTGGACGCTAAGGAAGAAGTGAGGGATGATGAAGGCCCAAATGCAGAGCTGAAGTGCCTCAATAGAGCCGTGGAAGGAAAGCCCATGCACGGAGCGCTTCTGTGCACCGCGAAAGAGGTGGAGGATGTCAAGGTCGTCGTCAAAGTCCTGCCCATCTTCCTCTCTACCGTAATGCTAAGCTGCTGTTTGGCCCAACTCTCGACCTTCTCGATCCAGCAAGCAGCAACGATGGACACCCGAGTCGGCGGGCTCACCGTCCCGCCGGCGTCGCTCCCCGTCTTCCCCGTCGTTTTCATCATGCTCCTCGCGCCGCTCTACGACCACGCCATCGTCCCCTTCGCACGCAGGGTGACCGGGAGCGAGACGGGCATCAGTCACCTGCAAAGAATAGGCTTCGGGCTAGCGCTCTCGATCGTGGCAATGGCGGTGGCGGCGTCGGTGGAAGCGAAGCGGAAGCGGGTGGCGAGGGCCGCCAGCCTGCTCGACTCCGCCGAACCACTTCCGATCTCGTTCTTCTGGCTGGCGCTTCAGTACCTGTTCTTGGGCTCCGCGGACCTGTTCACGCTGGCCGGAACCCTCGAGTTCTTCTTCAGCGAGGCGCCGGCGGGGATGCGTTCGCTGGCGACGTCGCTGTCCTGGGCATCGTTGGCCATGGGGTACTACCTCAGCTCGCTGCTTGTGGCCGTCGTGAACGACGTGACGGGCCGCGGAAACCGCCAGGCGTGGATGGCCGGACGCAGCTTGAATCATTACCACCTCGAGCGGTTCTACTGGCTCATGTCTGCTCTCAGCTCCTTCAACTTCCTTCACTTCTTGTTTTGGGCTAACAGGTACAGGTACCGATCAACTGGGAGCAAGCTTTAA
- the LOC103972702 gene encoding uncharacterized protein LOC103972702 isoform X3, whose amino-acid sequence MEKGKSSDCEDCGGKYVLIRDEEDPRLALFEKPLPCYGCGIGWSSYYNKDPRERIGLAASAIAALVCTIIILITLAVIFL is encoded by the exons ATGGAGAAAG GGAAATCTTCTGACTGTGAGGACTGTGGTGGAAAATATGTTCTGATAAGAGATGAAGAAGACCCAAGATTGGCGTTGTTTGAAAAACCACTTCCATGCTATGGTTGTGGCATTGGATGGTCATC ATATTATAACAAGGATCCACGAGAACGAATTGGCCTTGCTGCTTCAGCAAtagcg GCATTAGTGTGTACAATTATAATCCTGATCACACTCGCCGTCATTTTTCTCTAG
- the LOC103972702 gene encoding large ribosomal subunit protein eL20z isoform X1: MMNTGKSSDCEDCGGKYVLIRDEEDPRLALFEKPLPCYGCGIGWSSLLLGFLCPLIWYCAATLYLCRYYNKDPRERIGLAASAIAALVCTIIILITLAVIFL; encoded by the exons ATGATGAATACAGGGAAATCTTCTGACTGTGAGGACTGTGGTGGAAAATATGTTCTGATAAGAGATGAAGAAGACCCAAGATTGGCGTTGTTTGAAAAACCACTTCCATGCTATGGTTGTGGCATTGGATGGTCATC TTTGCTTTTAGGATTTTTGTGCCCATTGATATGGTACTGTGCTGCAACTCTCTACTTATGCAGATATTATAACAAGGATCCACGAGAACGAATTGGCCTTGCTGCTTCAGCAAtagcg GCATTAGTGTGTACAATTATAATCCTGATCACACTCGCCGTCATTTTTCTCTAG
- the LOC103986605 gene encoding protein NRT1/ PTR FAMILY 4.6-like isoform X2, with the protein MEEGHESERWVGYVDWRNRPALRSKHGGMVAASFVLVVEIMENMAFLANASNLVTYLAEFMHLSPSVSATTVTNFMGTAFLLALLGGFLSDAVFTTYHIYLLSALLEFLGLVILTVQAKSPTLKPPACRIPAASHAPCQEVSGGKAAILFAGLYLTALGVGGVKGSLPAHGAEQFDENTARGRKARSTFFNYFVFCLSCGGLVAVTLVVWVEDNKGWQWGFGISTLTILLSVPVFLAGSATYRNKIPTRSPVTTIGKVLVAAILNRRCRHNPINAVIDMAPSPVKTVEVDAKEEVRDDEGPNAELKCLNRAVEGKPMHGALLCTAKEVEDVKVVVKVLPIFLSTVMLSCCLAQLSTFSIQQAATMDTRVGGLTVPPASLPVFPVVFIMLLAPLYDHAIVPFARRVTGSETGISHLQRIGFGLALSIVAMAVAASVEAKRKRVARAASLLDSAEPLPISFFWLALQYLFLGSADLFTLAGTLEFFFSEAPAGMRSLATSLSWASLAMGYYLSSLLVAVVNDVTGRGNRQAWMAGRSLNHYHLERFYWLMSALSSFNFLHFLFWANRYRYRSTGSKL; encoded by the exons ATG GAAGAAGGGCATGAATCTGAAAGATGGGTTGGTTACGTGGATTGGAGGAACAGACCTGCCTTGAGAAGCAAGCATGGAGGAATGGTTGCAGCCTCTTTTGTGCTGG TGGTGGAGATAATGGAGAATATGGCATTTCTAGCTAATGCAAGCAACTTGGTCACCTATTTGGCAGAGTTCATGCACCTCTCCCCATCTGTCTCAGCCACCACTGTCACCAACTTCATGGGGACAGCCTTCCTCCTGGCCCTACTGGGGGGCTTCCTATCTGATGCTGTCTTCACCACATATCACATCTACCTGCTAAGTGCTCTTCTGGAGTTCCTG GGACTCGTCATCCTCACTGTGCAAGCCAAGTCTCCGACGCTCAAGCCGCCTGCATGCAGAATCCCGGCCGCTTCCCACGCTCCATGCCAAGAGGTCTCCGGCGGCAAGGCGGCGATCCTCTTCGCCGGCCTCTATCTCACCGCCTTGGGCGTGGGCGGGGTCAAGGGATCACTTCCCGCCCATGGCGCGGAGCAGTTCGACGAGAACACCGCCCGCGGCCGCAAGGCCCGCTCCACCTTCTTCAACTACTTCGTCTTCTGCCTCTCCTGCGGTGGCCTCGTCGCGGTGACGCTCGTCGTCTGGGTGGAGGACAACAAAGGATGGCAGTGGGGCTTCGGCATCTCCACCTTAACCATACTCCTCTCCGTCCCCGTCTTCCTCGCCGGCTCCGCCACGTACAGAAACAAGATACCGACTCGAAGTCCTGTCACAACCATAGGCAAG GTCCTGGTCGCTGCGATCTTGAACCGTAGATGTCGTCATAATCCGATAAATGCCGTCATCGACATGGCGCCGAGCCCTGTGAAGACTGTCGAGGTGGACGCTAAGGAAGAAGTGAGGGATGATGAAGGCCCAAATGCAGAGCTGAAGTGCCTCAATAGAGCCGTGGAAGGAAAGCCCATGCACGGAGCGCTTCTGTGCACCGCGAAAGAGGTGGAGGATGTCAAGGTCGTCGTCAAAGTCCTGCCCATCTTCCTCTCTACCGTAATGCTAAGCTGCTGTTTGGCCCAACTCTCGACCTTCTCGATCCAGCAAGCAGCAACGATGGACACCCGAGTCGGCGGGCTCACCGTCCCGCCGGCGTCGCTCCCCGTCTTCCCCGTCGTTTTCATCATGCTCCTCGCGCCGCTCTACGACCACGCCATCGTCCCCTTCGCACGCAGGGTGACCGGGAGCGAGACGGGCATCAGTCACCTGCAAAGAATAGGCTTCGGGCTAGCGCTCTCGATCGTGGCAATGGCGGTGGCGGCGTCGGTGGAAGCGAAGCGGAAGCGGGTGGCGAGGGCCGCCAGCCTGCTCGACTCCGCCGAACCACTTCCGATCTCGTTCTTCTGGCTGGCGCTTCAGTACCTGTTCTTGGGCTCCGCGGACCTGTTCACGCTGGCCGGAACCCTCGAGTTCTTCTTCAGCGAGGCGCCGGCGGGGATGCGTTCGCTGGCGACGTCGCTGTCCTGGGCATCGTTGGCCATGGGGTACTACCTCAGCTCGCTGCTTGTGGCCGTCGTGAACGACGTGACGGGCCGCGGAAACCGCCAGGCGTGGATGGCCGGACGCAGCTTGAATCATTACCACCTCGAGCGGTTCTACTGGCTCATGTCTGCTCTCAGCTCCTTCAACTTCCTTCACTTCTTGTTTTGGGCTAACAGGTACAGGTACCGATCAACTGGGAGCAAGCTTTAA
- the LOC103972702 gene encoding large ribosomal subunit protein eL20z isoform X2, translating into MEKGKSSDCEDCGGKYVLIRDEEDPRLALFEKPLPCYGCGIGWSSLLLGFLCPLIWYCAATLYLCRYYNKDPRERIGLAASAIAALVCTIIILITLAVIFL; encoded by the exons ATGGAGAAAG GGAAATCTTCTGACTGTGAGGACTGTGGTGGAAAATATGTTCTGATAAGAGATGAAGAAGACCCAAGATTGGCGTTGTTTGAAAAACCACTTCCATGCTATGGTTGTGGCATTGGATGGTCATC TTTGCTTTTAGGATTTTTGTGCCCATTGATATGGTACTGTGCTGCAACTCTCTACTTATGCAGATATTATAACAAGGATCCACGAGAACGAATTGGCCTTGCTGCTTCAGCAAtagcg GCATTAGTGTGTACAATTATAATCCTGATCACACTCGCCGTCATTTTTCTCTAG